From Erigeron canadensis isolate Cc75 chromosome 8, C_canadensis_v1, whole genome shotgun sequence, one genomic window encodes:
- the LOC122609681 gene encoding AAA-ATPase At5g17760-like, with protein MASFTFPDMPTPSSLLSAYASMSTSIMLFRTMFNQLFPRELRRYVVDAVRFYWKPKSSKLTLVFEEKDGLTINHMFDAAEAFICTKINPDSERLRITKNVKENYINIKFAESEEVVDSFEGIPVTWRYVRQNTQQNHGSSGDGDGKSSSSGGFYLEKKYIELKFDKKYKEIIISSYLPFIIRKSKELENQKKVVKLHDLQSYRSGPGAKDSVDLDHPSTFDTLAMDPKMKKAIIDDLDLFLRRRDFYKRVGKAWKRGYLLYGPPGTGKSSLIAAIANYLKFDIYDLQLMNVGSDSGLKKLMLRTSNRSILVIEDIDCSIQLPDRKGIPLPSRLPEPKPTRDPQFSLSGLLNFIDGLWSCCGDERIIIFTTNHKERLDPALLRPGRMDVHIHMSYLTIDGFKTLAANYLNIHDHHWRFREIKELIDCNKVTPAEVAEELMKSENVEVVLEGLVNFLKRKKMEEDVINDENDKADHEAKKIKIVP; from the exons ATGGCATCTTTCACGTTTCCGGACATGCCGACCCCTTCGTCTCTGCTGTCGGCTTATGCCTCAATGTCAACTTCAATCATGCTTTTCCGTACGATGTTCAACCAGCTCTTCCCTAGAGAACTCCGACGATATGTCGTCGATGCTGTTCGATTTTACTGGAAACCGAAATCGTCAAAGCTCACTCTAGTTTTCGAAGAAAAAGACGGCTTGACAATTAACCATATGTTTGATGCTGCCGAAGCCTTTATTTGTACTAAAATCAATCCTGATTCGGAGCGTCTTag GATTACAAAAAATGTCAAGGAAAACTATATCAATATCAAGTTTGCGGAATCTGAGGAAGTTGTAGATTCTTTTGAAGGAATTCCTGTTACATGGAGATATGTCCGTCAGaatacacaacaaaatcatGGTAGCAGCGGCGACGGTGATGGAAAAAGCAGCTCGAGTGGAGGGTTTTATCTtgagaaaaaatatatagagttgaaatttgataaaaagtataaagagataataataagtTCTTATTTGCCATTTATTATTAGGAAATCTAAAGAGTTAGAGAACCAAAAGAAAGTTGTCAAGTTACATGATTTGCAATCTTATAGAAGTGGACCGGGCGCTAAAGATTCCGTTGATCTAGACCATCCATCGACTTTTGATACGCTCGCGATGGATCCTAAGATGAAAAAGGCGATAATTGATGATTTGGATTTGTTTTTGAGACGGAgagatttttataaaagagtcGGGAAGGCGTGGAAAAGGGGGTATTTGTTGTACGGTCCGCCAGGGACAGGGAAATCTAGCTTGATTGCGGCCATAGCGAATTATcttaaatttgatatatatgatttgCAGTTGATGAATGTTGGAAGTGATTCTGGTTTGAAGAAGTTGATGTTGAGAACATCGAATCGGTCCATACTTGTTATTGAAGATATCGATTGCAGCATACAATTGCCCGATCGGAAGGGAATTCCTCTTCCGTCTAGACTACCCGAACCTAAACCCACTCGTGATCCACAG TTCTCTTTGTCGGGGCTTTTGAATTTCATAGACGGGCTATGGTCGTGTTGTGGCGATGAACGTATAATCATATTTACAACAAACCACAAAGAAAGACTCGACCCTGCATTACTTAGACCAGGGCGGATGGACGTGCACATTCATATGTCTTACTTGACCATTGATGGATTCAAGACACTGGCGGCTAATTACCTTAACATTCACGACCACCATTGGCGATTCAGGGAAATCAAAGAGTTGATCGATTGCAACAAGGTTACACCAGCCGAGGTCGCCGAGGAACTTATGAAGTCTGAAAATGTGGAGGTTGTGTTAGAAGGACTTGTGAATTTTTTGAAACGTAAGAAGATGGAAGAAGATGTGATCAATGACGAAAATGATAAAGCTGATCATGAGGCTAAAAAGATCAAAATTGTACCGTGA